A part of Brassica rapa cultivar Chiifu-401-42 chromosome A05, CAAS_Brap_v3.01, whole genome shotgun sequence genomic DNA contains:
- the LOC117134402 gene encoding uncharacterized protein LOC117134402, which produces MRQLHAVYGEWLLKDGCWNFVVDHFKGARMLFLNESSTHADLVAMAQEDYNLDMNTESVELTYSLQQMAPDLPPIHVTSDRQVRNLLEITKTHEVRLCVSSFSKMRTVSEERDEDHGDEAEEGHEAEEGDEAEDHDGEEDADIPVVADAEDYSEYGKVKDEDEEEDDEICFDDYKGAYGCEGEGSSADRIYVNQSFASKDALLSELRLTAVRRRFSFRIFKSTKTLFVATCRVSGCQWKVRASVKHGTKTFWVTKYLATHTCSIPDRIAQRKRCTPKYIGRLFIDRVGIIDGLNPQHIKDAMKNMFGMTLDYTTSYRALLYAQEMVRGSAEDGYERLPSYLEQIKAANPGSITAIELDSLNRFKYLFLAFGASIRGFKYQRRVIVVDGTHLSGKYGGTMLVAAAQDGNFQIYPLAFGIVDGENDESWEWFFTKLASCVSDEYPLVIVSDRHASIINACEKVFPWATRGICYYHLQENIVKKYKGKHLLYLVKGAAYAHTLYDFDRYMDEIRSANPDLAEYLEEADVTLWSRVHCQGDRYNLKTSNIAESINSALKRARGFPIQFLLEFIREKLGRWYWKRRGDALSLTTQHSRGVEHLLAVREENAYTLRVQQIDGWKFFVKGGNRDCNVDLELQKCDCGVYQVEKIPCSHAIAAGTAAGVHISTLVWPVYSKDTLFAGYSENIYPCVGQLVETRTCFPPEVKRGPGRQKKSRWQSWLELSRMRGRKPRKQHRVYRCSVCKETGHKRPQCKN; this is translated from the exons ATGCGTCAGTTACATGCAGTGTATGGAGAATGGTTGTTGAAAGATGGATGTTGGAATTTTGTGGTTGATCATTTCAAAGGAGCGAGAatgttatttttgaatgaaagttcgACACATGCTGATCTTGTTGCAATGGCTCAAGAAGATTATAACCTGGACATGAACACAGAGTCTGTGGAGCTAACCTACTCATTACAACAGATGGCTCCAGACCTTCCTCCTATTCATGTTACAAGTGATAGACAAGTTCGGAACTTGCTCGAGATAACTAAAACGCATGAAGTACGTCTTTGTGTATCAAGCTTTAGCAAGATGAGAACGGTTTCAGAGGAAAGGGATGAAGATCAt ggggatgaagctgaggaggggcATGAAGCTGaagagggggatgaagctgaggatcATGATGGGGAGGAGGATGCTGACATCCCTGTTGTTGCTGATGCTGAGGATTATAGTGAGTATGGAAAGGTTaaagatgaggatgaggaagaagatgatgaaatctGTTTTGATGATTACAAAGGGGCATATGGTTGTGAAGGAGAAGGATCATCTGCAGACAGAATCTATGTCAACCAGAGTTTTGCTAGTAAGGATGCACTGCTTTCAGAGTTGCGGTTGACAGCGGTGAGGCGTAGGTTCTCCTTCAGAATATTCAAGTCAACGAAAACTCTGTTTGTGGCAACATGTCGTGTTAGTGGTTGTCAATGGAAGGTCCGAGCAAGTGTGAAACATGGGACTAAAACGTTTTGGGTAACCAAGTATTTGGCAACTCATACATGTTCCATCCCAGACAGAATCGCTCAGCGGAAACGTTGTACTCCGAAGTACATTGGTCGACTTTTCATAGATCGAGTTGGAATCATTGATGGGTTGAATCCGCAGCATATCAAAGATGCAATGAAGAACATGTTTGGCATGACACTTGATTACACCACTTCATACAGAGCATTGTTATATGCGCAAGAAATGGTGAGAGGATCAGCGGAAGACGGGTATGAGCGACTGCCTTCATATTTGGAGCAAATCAAGGCAGCAAATCCGGGTTCTATCACAGCTATAGAACTTGATTCTCTGAATAGATTTAAGTATCTATTTCTTGCTTTTGGAGCTTCAATCAGAGGATTTAAGTATCAGAGAAGGGTCATTGTGGTAGATGGGACTCACCTAAGTGGGAAGTATGGGGGTACTATGTTGGTTGCAGCCGCACAAGACGGTAATTTTCAGATATATCCATTGGCTTTTGGGATCGTAGATGGTGAGAATGATGAATCTTGGGAATGGTTTTTCACAAAATTGGCGAGCTGTGTATCTGATGAGTATCCTCTGGTGATAGTCTCCGACAGGCACGCCTCCATTATAAATGCGTGTGAAAAGGTGTTTCCTTGGGCAACCCGAGGAATATGTTATTATCACCTTCAAGAGAATATTGTCAAAAAGTATAAAGGGAAGCATCTCTTGTACTTGGTGAAAGGTGCTGCTTATGCTCATACACTTTACGATTTTGATCGGTACATGGATGAGATACGGAGTGCAAATCCGGATCTTGCTGAGTATCTGGAGGAAGCCGATGTGACCCTATGGTCTAGGGTTCATTGTCAGGGAGACAGGTACAACTTAAAAACGAGCAATATCGCTGAATCAATTAACTCCGCACTGAAGCGAGCAAGAGGATTTCCTATTCAGTTCCTGCTGGAGTTCATAAGGGAGAAGCTAGGAAGGTGGTACTGGAAAAGGAGAGGAGATGCTTTGAGTCTTACAACTCAACATAGTCGGGGTGTTGAACACTTGCTTGCTGTCCGAGAGGAGAACGCGTATACTCTGAGAGTCCAACAAATTGATGGATGGAAGTTCTTTGTGAAAGGTGGCAATAGGGACTGTAATGTTGATCTGGAACTTCAAAAGTGTGATTGTGGTGTCTATCAAGTCGAGAAAATACCTTGCTCTCATGCTATAGCAGCTGGAACAGCAGCTGGTGTGCATATCTCCACACTTGTGTGGCCGGTCTACTCAAAGGATACTTTGTTTGCAGGATACTCAGAGAATATATATCCTTGTGTTGGACAACTTGTTGAGACACGCACATGCTTTCCTCCGGAAGTAAAGCGTGGTCCGGGGAGACAGAAGAAATCAAGATGGCAATCTTGGTTGGAGCTATCCAGGATGAGAGGACGCAAACCCCGGAAGCAACACAGGGTTTATAGGTGCTCAGTCTGCAAAGAAACTGGCCATAAGCGTCCACAATGTAAGAACTGA